Part of the Listeria innocua genome is shown below.
GTTGCAGTTGTTGTTTTAAAGTTTCAATAGTTAATTCAAATTCATCTGCTAGTTGCTTTAAGTATAATTCTCGTTCAACAGCTTGATCAAGCTTAGCAATTTCGCGTAAACAGTCATCAATATAAGCGATTTTATCTGTTTCGTTTTGCAAATTACGTTCTTTGCGTAAATAGTTGATTTTAAAAGCTGTCCAAGTCATTCGTTGTTGTTTGTAGATTTCTTTGAATTTATCTGCACCACTTGCTCTAATGAAGTCATCTGGATCTTTTCCTGCTGGGAGTTGCAAAACGAAAACATCTAAACGATTACGCTCAACTAAAAGCGTTCCTGCTTTATACGCTGCTTCAATTCCAGCTCGGTCCCCGTCGTAACAAATAATTGCACGATTTGTAAGGCGCTTAATTAAATCAGCATGTTCTTCCGTTAAGCTTGTTCCCATCGAAGCAACCGCATTTTGAACGCCAGCTTCTTCTGCGGAAATGACATCCATAAAGCCTTCCATAAGCGTGATTTCTTCTTGTTTTCTAATAGCCTGTCTTGCCTCTGAAAAATGAAATAAAGTTCGTCTTTTATTAAAAATAGGTGTTTCAGGACTATTTAAATATTTTGGTCCATCGTCACGGTCAAACAAACGACCAGAAAAAGCATTAATTTGACCACGATCATTCGTAATTGGAAACATAATTCTATTACGAAAACGGTCAACCATTTGCCCATCATCACGTTCAGATAAAAGCCCAGCCGTGCCAGCCAGTTGCAAATCCATCCCTCTTTTTTCAAGAAAAGAAGTGATTGTGGCATGATGGTTTGGCGCAAATCCAATTTGGAAGGATGCCATCATTTGTTCCGACATACCTCGTTCCTTCAAATACGTTAAAGCAGCTGCCCCTTCTTCTGTTTCCATCAAAATATAATGATAGAGTTTGGCTGTAAGTTGGTGCATTTCAACCATTTTGGCTGTTTCAGAAGTTTCTTTTGGTAAATTGCTTGTATCACGTTCTTCTGGAAGTTCAATATCGACGTCTAAATGACTCATATCCGCGACTTTTTTGACAGATTCTACAAACGTTAGCCCATCATGTTC
Proteins encoded:
- the dnaG gene encoding DNA primase, with the protein product MARIPEEVIDQVRNQADIVDIIGNYVQLKKQGRNYSGLCPFHGEKTPSFSVSPEKQIFHCFGCGKGGNVFSFLMEHDGLTFVESVKKVADMSHLDVDIELPEERDTSNLPKETSETAKMVEMHQLTAKLYHYILMETEEGAAALTYLKERGMSEQMMASFQIGFAPNHHATITSFLEKRGMDLQLAGTAGLLSERDDGQMVDRFRNRIMFPITNDRGQINAFSGRLFDRDDGPKYLNSPETPIFNKRRTLFHFSEARQAIRKQEEITLMEGFMDVISAEEAGVQNAVASMGTSLTEEHADLIKRLTNRAIICYDGDRAGIEAAYKAGTLLVERNRLDVFVLQLPAGKDPDDFIRASGADKFKEIYKQQRMTWTAFKINYLRKERNLQNETDKIAYIDDCLREIAKLDQAVERELYLKQLADEFELTIETLKQQLQQSLKNTHKERQNHSYNEPPIDDSFMGMIPQEDSEMLFSFEQPTKKLSAHTTAEQQLMKAMMENRDSFLLIKQLLGDTEFYHDNYQALYTYLIGYFAEGNDADPHKFMDSVPDAGMKGLISSLEMVISPDEQGKTQFEDYIKSLKRFKLEQAKKELEQQLAAFNRENDKENEIRVMLEIVQLNRKLNSGQLD